A stretch of Pseudomonas sp. LS.1a DNA encodes these proteins:
- the wecC gene encoding UDP-N-acetyl-D-mannosamine dehydrogenase, whose protein sequence is MSFNKISVVGLGYIGLPTAAVFAARKKHVIGIDVNKHAVDTINRGEIHIVEPELDMVVHAAVTEGFLRASTVPEAADAFLIAVPTPFMDDHQPDLSYIESASKAIAPVLKKGDLVILESTSPVGATEQMAFWLAQARPDLSFPQTHGEDSDIRVAHCPERVLPGHVLRELVENDRIIGGMTNKCSEAAVRLYRTFVEGECIVTNARTAEMCKLTENSFRDVNIAFANELSIICDKLDIDVWELIRLANHHPRVNILQPGPGVGGHCIAVDPWFIVSQTPEQARLIRTARVVNDSKPEWVIDKVKMALANFLIKNPGKSAQQVKIACYGLAFKADIDDLRESPALSIAERLGNELEATLQLVEPNIETLPQRLARHEHVDFDYAQDSADIHVLLVKHREFRGTFKVREAAFVIDAAGVTQA, encoded by the coding sequence ATGAGCTTCAATAAAATTTCCGTCGTAGGCTTGGGCTATATCGGCCTGCCAACCGCCGCCGTTTTCGCCGCCCGCAAGAAGCATGTCATCGGCATCGACGTAAACAAGCATGCAGTCGACACCATCAACCGTGGTGAAATCCACATTGTCGAGCCTGAGCTGGACATGGTGGTACACGCTGCCGTAACCGAAGGTTTCCTGCGCGCTTCTACCGTTCCGGAAGCTGCCGATGCCTTCCTGATTGCCGTGCCGACCCCGTTCATGGATGACCACCAGCCGGACCTGAGCTACATCGAGTCCGCCAGCAAGGCCATCGCGCCCGTGCTGAAAAAGGGTGACCTGGTCATCCTGGAATCCACCTCCCCGGTCGGAGCTACCGAGCAGATGGCCTTCTGGCTGGCCCAGGCCCGCCCGGACCTGAGCTTCCCGCAAACCCACGGCGAAGACTCCGACATCCGCGTTGCCCACTGCCCTGAGCGTGTACTGCCAGGCCACGTGCTGCGCGAGCTGGTGGAAAACGACCGCATCATCGGCGGCATGACCAACAAGTGCTCCGAAGCAGCCGTACGCCTGTACCGCACCTTCGTTGAAGGCGAGTGCATCGTCACCAACGCCCGCACCGCAGAAATGTGCAAGCTGACCGAAAACAGCTTCCGTGACGTGAACATTGCCTTCGCCAACGAACTGTCGATCATCTGCGACAAGCTGGACATCGATGTGTGGGAGCTGATTCGCCTGGCCAACCACCACCCGCGCGTCAACATCCTGCAGCCAGGCCCAGGCGTCGGCGGCCACTGCATCGCCGTCGACCCATGGTTCATCGTCAGCCAGACCCCAGAGCAGGCGCGCCTGATCCGCACTGCCCGGGTGGTCAACGACAGCAAGCCCGAGTGGGTGATCGACAAGGTCAAGATGGCCCTGGCCAACTTCCTGATCAAGAACCCGGGCAAGTCGGCCCAGCAAGTGAAAATTGCCTGCTACGGCCTGGCCTTCAAGGCCGATATCGACGACCTGCGCGAAAGCCCGGCCCTGAGCATCGCCGAGCGCCTGGGCAATGAGCTGGAAGCCACCCTGCAACTGGTCGAACCGAACATCGAAACCTTGCCGCAGCGCTTGGCGCGCCACGAGCACGTGGACTTCGACTACGCGCAGGATAGCGCCGACATCCACGTACTGCTGGTGAAACACCGCGAATTCCGCGGTACCTTCAAGGTACGTGAAGCAGCATTCGTGATCGACGCCGCTGGCGTTACCCAGGCTTGA
- a CDS encoding acyltransferase produces the protein MQQRLNAGLDFCRIAACFMVVVLHIASAGAIQLDDNWMSSNIYNSLVRSCVPLFLMLSGALLLNRSEGAIRFYQKRFVRILPPLLFWSVFYALWRATMGVGHGSVWQAALAMLQGPVYYHLWYLYAIIGVYLIMPFMAKVYQHSGPQEKRVFLGMWLAVSCLLPTVAQFAPALANLTNTYELFSFMGYAGYAFLGAYVFEHIRLHGPGNAWVNLGGFFISGALTAAATHAMSVQQDVPNQVFYSYVSPLVVLAAICAFRLLLALGGQLVRHSKLLAELSGCTLGLYCLHVFIMNRASIVYGPLIEGHSLAWLIPLLAVGVFMLTLIPIYLIRLIKPVRAVI, from the coding sequence ATGCAGCAACGTTTGAATGCCGGGCTGGACTTTTGCAGGATCGCCGCCTGCTTCATGGTGGTAGTTCTTCACATCGCGTCGGCAGGGGCGATACAACTGGATGACAACTGGATGTCGTCCAATATCTACAACTCGCTGGTCCGGTCTTGCGTGCCGCTATTCCTGATGTTGTCCGGCGCCCTGCTGTTGAATCGCTCGGAGGGTGCCATCAGGTTCTATCAGAAGCGATTCGTGCGCATACTGCCGCCGCTGCTGTTCTGGTCTGTGTTCTACGCGCTGTGGCGGGCCACAATGGGCGTCGGGCATGGCAGTGTGTGGCAAGCCGCACTGGCCATGCTCCAAGGCCCCGTCTACTACCACCTCTGGTACTTGTACGCGATCATCGGCGTCTACTTGATCATGCCGTTCATGGCCAAGGTCTACCAGCATTCCGGGCCACAGGAAAAGCGTGTTTTCCTGGGCATGTGGCTAGCAGTCAGTTGCCTGCTCCCCACCGTCGCGCAGTTCGCTCCAGCGTTGGCCAACCTGACCAATACCTATGAATTGTTTTCGTTCATGGGGTATGCGGGTTACGCATTTCTGGGGGCTTATGTATTCGAACACATTCGGCTGCATGGCCCTGGCAACGCCTGGGTAAACCTTGGCGGGTTCTTTATCAGCGGCGCCCTGACCGCCGCCGCCACCCACGCCATGTCGGTGCAGCAGGACGTGCCCAACCAGGTCTTCTATTCCTACGTGTCGCCGCTGGTGGTGCTGGCCGCCATCTGCGCGTTCCGCTTGCTGCTTGCGCTGGGCGGCCAGCTGGTACGGCACAGCAAGCTGCTAGCCGAGTTATCTGGCTGCACGCTGGGGCTGTACTGTTTGCACGTGTTCATCATGAACAGGGCCAGCATCGTCTATGGCCCGCTGATCGAAGGGCATTCACTGGCGTGGCTGATACCGCTGCTGGCGGTGGGGGTGTTCATGTTGACGCTGATACCGATTTACCTGATCAGGCTGATCAAGCCCGTGCGCGCCGTGATCTGA
- a CDS encoding NADP-dependent oxidoreductase, protein MTHTNRRFLLAKRPVGAVRRDDFSFETVPAEQPGEGQVLVRNLYLSLDPAMRGWMNEGKSYIPPVALGQVMRALGVGEVIASNHPSYKPGDHVSGALGVQDYFTGEAQGLHKIDPSLAPLPRYLSALGMTGMTAYFALLDVGQPKAGDTVVISGAAGAVGSIVGQIAKIKGCRVVGIAGGAEKCQYLKDELGFDGVIDYKAEDVLAGLKRECPKGVDVYFDNVGGDILDAVLTRINFKARIVICGAISQYNNKEAVKGPANYLSLLVNRARMEGFVVMDYAKDYGKAALEIAGWLASGQVKSKEDVVEGLETFPESLLKLFRGENFGKLVLKV, encoded by the coding sequence ATGACCCACACCAACCGTCGCTTCCTGCTCGCCAAACGCCCGGTCGGCGCCGTACGCCGTGACGACTTCAGCTTCGAGACCGTGCCCGCCGAACAACCCGGCGAAGGCCAGGTGCTGGTGCGCAACCTGTACCTGTCGCTGGACCCGGCCATGCGCGGCTGGATGAACGAAGGCAAGTCCTACATCCCACCCGTGGCCCTGGGCCAGGTGATGCGCGCGCTGGGCGTCGGCGAAGTGATTGCCTCCAACCACCCCTCCTACAAGCCGGGCGACCATGTTAGCGGCGCCCTTGGCGTGCAGGACTACTTCACGGGCGAAGCCCAGGGCCTGCACAAGATCGACCCCAGCCTGGCGCCCCTGCCCCGCTACCTGTCGGCGCTGGGCATGACCGGCATGACCGCCTACTTCGCCCTGCTGGACGTCGGCCAGCCCAAGGCCGGTGATACCGTGGTCATTTCCGGCGCGGCCGGCGCGGTGGGCAGCATTGTCGGGCAAATTGCCAAGATCAAAGGCTGCCGCGTGGTCGGTATCGCCGGCGGTGCCGAGAAGTGCCAGTACCTGAAGGACGAACTGGGCTTTGACGGGGTGATCGACTACAAGGCCGAAGACGTGCTGGCCGGCCTGAAGCGCGAATGCCCCAAAGGCGTGGACGTGTACTTCGACAACGTCGGCGGCGACATCCTCGATGCCGTGCTGACCCGCATCAACTTCAAGGCACGCATCGTGATTTGCGGCGCAATCAGCCAGTACAACAACAAGGAAGCGGTGAAAGGCCCGGCCAACTACCTGTCGCTGCTGGTGAACCGTGCGCGCATGGAAGGCTTTGTGGTGATGGATTACGCCAAGGACTATGGCAAGGCCGCGCTGGAAATTGCCGGGTGGCTGGCCAGCGGGCAGGTGAAGAGCAAGGAGGATGTGGTGGAAGGGCTGGAGACCTTCCCTGAGTCCTTGCTGAAGCTGTTCAGGGGGGAGAATTTTGGCAAGTTGGTGTTGAAGGTCTAG
- a CDS encoding aminotransferase-like domain-containing protein: MHLPLDRTSTTPLVQQLTDHLQTWIDQQRLRPGARLPSIRALARSQAVSASCVIEAYDRLVASGWLEARHGTGFFVAERKPGLAVEDAQPWGEAGDGSWRQFREGHDELLKLGCGWLPSSWRAATELAQAVRQVSRGNPQDLFDYCPPLGLASLRQQLHKRLAQLGIAAGPERILTTHGASHGLDLLVRTLLRPGDTVLVENPGYYNLYNLLRQHQVHMLPVPRTAEGPDLATLEALLAAHRPRCLFINSMYHNPTGTSLTPKVAYRLLELAREHDLRIIEDDIYADFQEGPATRLATLDSEQRVIYMGSFSKTLSSSLRVGYLVADPALLARLAELKMVSGIGTSRFAEQVVGQMLANGSYRKSVQRLRVRLGQHMAKLLGQLEQAGWQVFCEPYGGMFVWARVPGRDFASLECLALQHEVLLTPGSAFDYQGAASAWLRINVAYGQDSRAQAFLQHAGRPLPS, encoded by the coding sequence ATGCACTTGCCCCTCGACCGCACCAGCACCACCCCGCTGGTGCAGCAACTCACCGACCACCTGCAAACCTGGATCGACCAGCAACGCCTGCGCCCCGGCGCGCGCCTGCCCTCGATCCGGGCTTTGGCCCGCAGCCAGGCGGTCAGTGCGTCATGTGTGATCGAAGCCTACGACCGCCTGGTCGCCAGCGGCTGGCTGGAGGCCCGCCACGGCACCGGCTTTTTCGTCGCCGAGCGCAAACCCGGCCTGGCCGTGGAAGACGCCCAACCCTGGGGCGAGGCCGGCGACGGCAGCTGGCGGCAGTTTCGCGAGGGCCACGACGAATTGCTCAAGCTGGGCTGCGGCTGGTTGCCCAGCAGTTGGCGCGCCGCCACCGAACTGGCCCAGGCAGTGCGCCAGGTCAGTCGCGGCAACCCGCAGGACCTGTTCGACTATTGCCCACCCCTGGGCCTGGCCAGCCTGCGCCAGCAGCTGCACAAGCGCCTGGCGCAGCTGGGCATCGCCGCCGGCCCCGAACGAATCCTCACCACCCACGGCGCCAGCCACGGCCTCGACCTGCTGGTGCGCACCCTGCTGCGCCCGGGCGACACGGTGCTGGTGGAAAACCCCGGCTACTACAACCTGTACAACCTGCTGCGCCAGCACCAGGTGCACATGCTGCCGGTGCCGCGTACCGCCGAAGGCCCGGACCTGGCCACCCTCGAAGCCCTGCTGGCGGCGCACAGGCCGCGCTGCCTGTTCATCAACAGCATGTACCACAACCCCACCGGCACCAGCCTGACGCCCAAGGTGGCCTACCGCCTGCTGGAGCTGGCCCGCGAGCACGACCTGCGCATCATCGAGGACGATATCTACGCCGACTTCCAGGAGGGCCCGGCCACCCGCCTGGCAACTCTCGACAGTGAACAGCGGGTGATCTACATGGGCAGCTTCTCGAAAACCCTCAGCAGCTCGCTGCGGGTCGGCTACCTGGTTGCCGACCCGGCGTTGCTGGCGCGCCTGGCCGAGTTGAAGATGGTCAGCGGCATTGGCACCTCGCGCTTTGCCGAGCAGGTGGTGGGGCAGATGCTGGCCAACGGCAGCTACCGCAAGAGCGTGCAGCGTCTGCGCGTGCGCCTGGGGCAGCATATGGCCAAGCTGCTCGGCCAGCTGGAACAGGCGGGCTGGCAGGTGTTCTGCGAGCCTTACGGTGGCATGTTCGTCTGGGCCCGCGTGCCGGGCCGGGATTTCGCCAGCCTGGAGTGCTTGGCCCTGCAGCACGAGGTGCTGCTCACCCCCGGCAGCGCCTTCGATTACCAGGGCGCGGCCAGTGCCTGGCTGCGTATCAATGTCGCCTACGGGCAGGACTCCCGCGCCCAGGCCTTCCTTCAGCACGCAGGGCGACCTCTGCCAAGCTGA
- a CDS encoding methyl-accepting chemotaxis protein — MAAGLSGIVSGLQQGIEQLAGNAQALSAVTEQTNREVGSQKEETEQVATAMQQMTATVHDVARNAEEAALAAQAADEKVDSGQQVVRQSMQRIEQLAAAAETASVGIDSLSAEIHTIGDVLEVIKSVAEQTNLLALNAAIEAARAGEQGRGFAVVADEVRALARRTRQSTEQIETLVASLRGNAQQSVAQIRGSTELVRLAVADALQTESALGSIAAAVSLIQQMNQQIAAAAEQQSSVAEEISRSVTHIRGSADQAALAMQDNARSSIELAQLGTDLKGMVGHFRL; from the coding sequence ATGGCGGCGGGCTTGTCGGGCATTGTCAGCGGTTTGCAGCAGGGCATCGAGCAACTGGCCGGTAATGCACAGGCGCTATCGGCGGTGACCGAGCAGACCAACCGCGAGGTGGGCAGCCAGAAGGAAGAGACCGAACAGGTGGCGACTGCCATGCAACAGATGACCGCCACCGTGCACGATGTGGCGCGAAATGCCGAAGAGGCGGCGCTGGCGGCCCAGGCTGCGGATGAGAAGGTGGATTCCGGGCAGCAGGTGGTGCGCCAGAGCATGCAGCGCATCGAGCAACTGGCGGCTGCGGCGGAGACGGCCAGCGTCGGTATCGACAGCCTCAGTGCCGAGATCCACACCATTGGCGACGTGCTGGAAGTGATCAAGAGTGTGGCCGAACAGACCAACCTGCTGGCGCTGAATGCCGCTATCGAAGCGGCCCGGGCCGGTGAGCAAGGGCGTGGCTTTGCAGTGGTAGCTGATGAGGTGCGCGCGTTGGCGCGGCGTACCCGGCAGTCTACCGAGCAGATCGAGACCTTGGTGGCCAGCCTGCGCGGTAATGCCCAGCAGTCGGTGGCGCAGATTCGCGGCAGTACCGAGCTGGTGCGCCTGGCGGTAGCCGATGCGCTGCAGACCGAAAGCGCGCTGGGCAGCATTGCGGCGGCGGTGTCATTGATCCAGCAGATGAACCAGCAGATTGCCGCGGCGGCCGAGCAGCAGAGCTCGGTGGCGGAAGAGATCAGCCGCAGCGTGACGCACATCCGCGGCAGTGCCGATCAGGCGGCGTTGGCGATGCAGGACAATGCCCGGTCGAGTATCGAGTTGGCGCAGTTGGGGACTGACCTGAAGGGGATGGTGGGGCATTTCAGGTTGTGA
- the pyrF gene encoding orotidine-5'-phosphate decarboxylase, which produces MSACQTPLIVALDFPTREAALKLADQLDPALCRVKVGKELFTSSASGIVETLCDKGFEVFLDLKFHDIPNTTAMAVRAAAEMGVWMVNVHCSGGLRMMAACREELAKRSGPQPLLIGVTVLTSMEREDLAGIGLDVDPQEQVLRLAALAQKAGMDGLVCSALEAPALKAAHPSLQLVTPGIRPAGSAQDDQRRILTPRQALDAGSDYLVIGRPISQAADPAQALAAVVAEIRG; this is translated from the coding sequence ATGTCCGCCTGCCAGACGCCCCTGATCGTCGCCCTGGATTTCCCTACCCGTGAGGCCGCCCTGAAGCTGGCTGACCAGCTTGACCCTGCGCTGTGCCGGGTGAAGGTTGGCAAGGAGCTGTTCACCAGCAGCGCTTCGGGCATTGTCGAAACCCTGTGCGACAAGGGCTTCGAAGTGTTCCTGGACCTCAAGTTCCACGACATCCCCAACACCACTGCCATGGCGGTGAGGGCTGCGGCCGAAATGGGTGTGTGGATGGTGAACGTGCACTGCTCCGGTGGCCTGCGCATGATGGCGGCTTGCCGCGAGGAGCTGGCCAAGCGCAGCGGCCCGCAGCCGTTGCTGATTGGTGTGACCGTGCTGACCAGCATGGAGCGTGAAGACCTGGCCGGTATCGGCCTGGATGTCGACCCGCAAGAGCAGGTGTTGCGCCTGGCGGCGCTGGCTCAGAAGGCTGGCATGGACGGTTTGGTGTGCTCGGCGCTGGAGGCCCCGGCACTGAAGGCGGCGCACCCGTCGCTGCAGCTGGTGACCCCGGGCATTCGCCCGGCGGGCAGTGCGCAGGATGACCAGCGCCGTATCCTCACCCCGCGCCAGGCACTGGATGCGGGTTCGGATTACCTGGTAATCGGCCGCCCGATCAGCCAGGCCGCCGACCCGGCGCAGGCGCTGGCTGCGGTGGTGGCGGAAATTCGTGGGTAA
- a CDS encoding ComEA family DNA-binding protein — MRNNVLSYLLLPLFASLSFSLSAAPASATAVPEPVPVVSQQQAQQPQRLDLNTADALTLQKELNGIGKAKAEAIVAYREANGPFASVDELLEIKGIGNALLERNRDKVMVE; from the coding sequence ATGCGTAACAACGTTCTGTCGTACCTGCTGCTGCCGCTGTTCGCCAGCCTGTCCTTTTCCCTCAGCGCCGCCCCGGCCAGCGCCACGGCGGTGCCCGAGCCGGTGCCGGTGGTAAGCCAGCAGCAGGCCCAGCAGCCGCAGCGGCTGGACCTGAACACCGCCGATGCGCTGACGTTGCAGAAGGAATTGAACGGCATAGGGAAGGCCAAGGCCGAGGCCATCGTGGCTTACCGGGAGGCCAATGGGCCGTTTGCTTCGGTGGATGAACTGCTGGAGATCAAGGGCATTGGCAATGCGTTGCTGGAGCGTAACCGGGACAAGGTGATGGTGGAGTAA
- a CDS encoding DUF2897 family protein codes for MPWYAWLILIIALGSIVGGLMLLRDTAKKLPLTEEQLRKVHERNAEADAKDAQDR; via the coding sequence ATGCCCTGGTATGCCTGGCTGATACTCATCATAGCCCTCGGCTCAATCGTCGGCGGGCTGATGCTGCTGCGCGACACGGCCAAAAAACTGCCACTGACCGAAGAACAGCTGCGCAAGGTGCACGAACGCAATGCCGAGGCGGATGCCAAGGATGCGCAAGACCGCTAA
- a CDS encoding MFS transporter, producing MPSDPARLAFALCLITLAVNLQAPLYITYADLSGQGAAATAVAFSGYVLGVLPVLLALGGLADRVGRRPLVLAALALSMVATVLMLLAPSLQTLGLARLFLGLATGLASATATAYMGELMGGADNTRAANWVTASTSLGFGLGAALTSLFLLRGASLTPGSFHLQLLLAALAMLVVWRLPDPRPAQRTPMLRLPCYPRGSVAYGMAILLAWACVGLVIALLPGILRQHGLSTWSGFSTFCVISCGLLFQPMARRLSSRTATLLGLVILPCSYAVLAWGADSGQLGAVLLGAVAASSACYGFIYLGGLAAVSQLAGNEKTRASAGFFLLAYLGFSLPVIFTGLLSDRLGSRLALLVFGGVLVLGCVVVGLALWRSARAPSRVDPLPQGYHQP from the coding sequence ATGCCCTCCGACCCGGCCCGCCTGGCCTTCGCCCTCTGCCTGATCACCCTGGCCGTCAACCTGCAGGCCCCGCTGTACATCACCTACGCCGACCTCTCCGGCCAGGGCGCCGCTGCCACCGCAGTGGCCTTCTCCGGCTACGTGCTCGGCGTACTACCCGTGCTGCTGGCTCTGGGCGGGCTGGCCGACCGGGTTGGGCGCCGGCCATTGGTGCTGGCCGCACTGGCCTTGTCGATGGTTGCCACCGTACTGATGCTGCTGGCCCCCAGCCTGCAAACCCTCGGCCTGGCGCGCCTGTTCCTCGGCCTGGCTACCGGCCTGGCCTCGGCCACAGCCACCGCCTACATGGGTGAACTGATGGGCGGCGCGGACAACACCCGCGCCGCCAACTGGGTTACCGCCAGTACCTCCCTGGGCTTTGGCCTGGGCGCGGCACTGACCAGCCTGTTCCTGCTGCGCGGCGCCAGCCTGACCCCAGGCAGCTTCCACCTGCAACTGCTGCTGGCAGCGCTGGCCATGCTGGTGGTATGGCGCCTGCCCGACCCACGCCCGGCACAACGCACCCCCATGCTGCGCCTGCCCTGCTACCCGCGTGGCAGTGTGGCTTATGGCATGGCCATTTTGCTGGCGTGGGCCTGCGTGGGGCTGGTGATCGCCCTGCTGCCCGGCATCCTGCGCCAGCATGGGCTTAGCACCTGGTCAGGGTTCTCGACCTTTTGCGTGATCAGCTGCGGCTTGTTGTTCCAGCCGATGGCGCGGCGCCTCAGCAGCCGTACGGCCACGCTGCTGGGGCTGGTAATACTGCCGTGCAGCTATGCCGTGCTGGCCTGGGGGGCGGACAGCGGCCAGCTGGGCGCGGTATTGCTGGGTGCCGTGGCGGCCAGCAGTGCGTGCTACGGGTTTATCTACCTGGGCGGGCTGGCGGCGGTGAGCCAGTTGGCTGGCAACGAGAAGACACGGGCCAGTGCCGGGTTCTTTTTGCTGGCGTACCTGGGGTTCAGCCTGCCGGTGATCTTTACCGGGTTGCTGAGTGACCGGCTGGGGTCGCGGTTGGCCTTGCTGGTGTTTGGTGGGGTGCTGGTGCTGGGGTGTGTGGTGGTTGGGCTGGCATTGTGGCGGTCTGCCAGGGCCCCTTCGCGGGTAGACCCGCTCCCACAGGGGTATCACCAGCCCTGA
- the wecB gene encoding non-hydrolyzing UDP-N-acetylglucosamine 2-epimerase → MSLKTLTVFGTRPEAIKMAPLALNLAQDDRFESRVCVTGQHRQMLDQVLELFEITPDYDLNIMKPGQDLTDVTTAILQGLKPVLAEFKPDVVLVHGDTATTLATSLAAYYQQIPIAHVEAGLRTGNLYSPWPEEGNRRLTGALAALHFAPTSTSQDNLLREGIDAATIHTTGNTVIDALLEVVRKLESPALKSQFEEQFSFLNPERRMVLVTGHRRENFGGGFERICQALVQTARQFPDVDIVYPVHLNPNVREPVNRLLADVNNIHLIEPLDYLPFVYLMTRSYLILTDSGGIQEEAPALGKPVLVMRDTTERPEAVAAGTVKLVGTDVESITEHLAKLLTDDATYREMSFAHNPYGDGKACARILDALSALSNSKDAA, encoded by the coding sequence GTGTCCCTCAAGACCCTCACTGTATTTGGCACCCGCCCAGAGGCCATCAAAATGGCCCCCCTGGCCCTCAACCTTGCCCAGGACGACCGTTTCGAGTCGCGCGTCTGCGTAACTGGCCAGCACCGCCAGATGCTCGACCAGGTACTGGAGCTGTTCGAGATCACGCCCGACTACGACTTGAACATCATGAAGCCCGGCCAGGACCTGACCGACGTGACCACTGCCATCCTGCAGGGTCTGAAGCCTGTGCTGGCCGAGTTCAAGCCCGACGTGGTGCTGGTGCACGGGGACACCGCGACAACCCTGGCTACCAGCCTGGCCGCCTACTACCAGCAGATTCCGATCGCCCACGTGGAAGCCGGCCTGCGCACTGGCAACCTTTATTCGCCATGGCCGGAAGAAGGCAACCGCCGCCTGACCGGCGCACTGGCCGCCCTGCACTTCGCGCCCACCTCCACTTCGCAGGACAACCTGCTGCGTGAAGGCATCGACGCCGCGACCATCCATACCACCGGCAACACCGTGATCGACGCGCTGCTGGAAGTGGTCCGCAAGCTGGAAAGCCCCGCGCTGAAGAGCCAGTTCGAAGAACAGTTCAGCTTCCTGAACCCGGAGCGCCGCATGGTGCTGGTCACCGGCCATCGCCGCGAAAACTTTGGTGGCGGCTTCGAACGCATCTGCCAGGCACTGGTACAAACCGCGCGCCAATTTCCTGACGTGGACATCGTGTACCCGGTACACCTCAACCCGAACGTGCGCGAACCGGTCAACCGCCTGCTGGCCGACGTCAACAACATTCACCTGATCGAGCCGCTGGACTACCTGCCGTTCGTCTACCTGATGACCCGTTCCTACCTGATCCTGACCGACTCCGGCGGCATCCAGGAAGAAGCACCTGCCCTGGGCAAACCGGTACTGGTCATGCGTGACACCACCGAGCGCCCGGAAGCCGTGGCCGCCGGCACCGTCAAACTGGTGGGTACCGATGTGGAATCGATCACCGAACACCTGGCGAAACTGCTCACCGACGATGCGACCTATCGCGAGATGAGCTTCGCCCACAACCCCTACGGCGATGGAAAAGCGTGCGCGCGAATCCTCGACGCACTTTCCGCCCTCTCTAACTCCAAGGACGCAGCATGA
- a CDS encoding SDR family oxidoreductase, with amino-acid sequence MSMTFSGQVALVTGGAAGIGRATALAFAQEGLRVVVADLDPTGGEATVALIHAAGGEALFIACDVTRDADVRQLHERLIAAYGRLDYAYNNAGIEIEQGRLAEGSEAEFDAIMGVNVKGVWLCMKYQLPLLLAQGGGAIVNTASVAGLGAAPKMSIYSASKHAVIGLTKSAAIEYAKKGIRVNAVCPAVIDTDMFRRAYQADPRKAEFAAAMHPVGRIGKVEEIASAVLYLCSDGAAFTTGHCLTVDGGATAI; translated from the coding sequence ATGAGCATGACCTTTTCCGGCCAGGTAGCCCTGGTCACCGGCGGTGCCGCCGGCATCGGCCGGGCAACCGCCCTGGCTTTCGCCCAGGAGGGCCTGAGGGTGGTGGTGGCCGACCTCGACCCGACCGGTGGCGAGGCCACTGTGGCCTTGATCCATGCGGCGGGCGGCGAGGCGCTGTTCATTGCCTGTGACGTCACCCGCGACGCTGATGTGCGCCAGCTGCACGAGCGCCTGATTGCCGCCTATGGCCGGTTGGACTATGCCTACAACAACGCGGGTATCGAGATAGAGCAAGGCCGCCTGGCCGAGGGTAGCGAGGCGGAGTTCGATGCCATCATGGGCGTTAACGTGAAGGGGGTGTGGCTGTGCATGAAGTACCAGCTGCCGTTGCTGCTGGCCCAGGGCGGAGGGGCCATCGTCAATACCGCTTCGGTGGCGGGCTTGGGGGCGGCGCCGAAGATGAGCATCTACAGCGCCTCCAAGCACGCGGTGATCGGCCTGACCAAGTCGGCGGCCATCGAGTACGCCAAGAAGGGCATTCGTGTGAATGCGGTGTGCCCGGCGGTGATCGACACCGACATGTTCCGCCGCGCCTACCAGGCTGACCCGCGCAAGGCCGAGTTTGCCGCCGCCATGCACCCGGTGGGGCGCATTGGCAAGGTCGAGGAGATTGCCAGCGCCGTGCTGTACCTGTGCAGCGACGGTGCGGCGTTTACCACCGGACATTGCCTGACGGTGGATGGTGGGGCTACGGCGATCTGA